In the genome of Pseudomonas sp. HS6, one region contains:
- a CDS encoding TetR/AcrR family transcriptional regulator translates to MSSIRERNQQQILKAASEEFAANGFDATQTRDIASRAGVPKANLYYYFQSKENLYGKVLLGFVEPLLEASAVLRESDDPLIGLRAYVAARIRIAREHPAIAKVFSGELLLGGRQLPDECRDLLHAEARRNVECLRSWIERGLLAPVDPEHLMLFIWSATRTYTNIGWQMGRITGREVPQDEDYETAADTITRLVLGGVVSEPVSDVRRLMFAT, encoded by the coding sequence ATGAGCAGCATCCGCGAACGCAACCAGCAACAGATCCTCAAAGCCGCCAGCGAAGAGTTTGCCGCCAACGGTTTCGACGCGACCCAGACCCGCGACATCGCGTCCCGCGCCGGGGTGCCCAAGGCCAATCTTTACTACTACTTCCAGAGCAAGGAAAACCTCTACGGCAAAGTGCTGCTCGGCTTCGTCGAGCCGCTGCTGGAAGCCTCGGCGGTACTGCGCGAAAGTGACGACCCGCTGATCGGCCTGCGCGCCTACGTCGCGGCACGCATCCGCATCGCCCGCGAGCATCCGGCGATTGCCAAGGTGTTCAGTGGTGAACTGCTGCTGGGCGGTCGCCAGTTGCCGGATGAATGCCGCGACCTACTGCACGCGGAAGCCCGGCGCAATGTCGAGTGTTTGCGCAGTTGGATCGAGCGCGGCTTGCTGGCGCCGGTAGACCCCGAGCATTTGATGCTGTTCATCTGGTCGGCGACGCGCACCTACACCAACATTGGCTGGCAGATGGGGCGCATCACCGGGCGGGAAGTGCCGCAGGATGAGGATTATGAAACGGCGGCGGATACCATTACGCGGCTGGTATTGGGTGGGGTGGTGTCCGAGCCGGTGAGTGATGTTCGCAGGTTGATGTTTGCGACTTGA
- a CDS encoding GNAT family N-acetyltransferase, translating into MSLQALRAHAEHLDAVAKLFDGYRGFYGQPSNLAQSRAFIAERMAGNESAIFLVEDERGEALGFVQLYPTFSSIDAHRTWLLSDLFTTPAARGRGVGRLLMNTARDFALETGAKGLVLETATDNFTAQGLYESLGWVRDTGYYTYVLDLRQG; encoded by the coding sequence ATGAGCCTTCAGGCACTGCGCGCCCACGCGGAACATCTGGATGCGGTGGCCAAACTGTTCGACGGCTATCGCGGTTTCTATGGCCAGCCGTCGAACCTGGCACAATCGCGAGCCTTTATCGCCGAGCGCATGGCCGGCAACGAATCGGCGATTTTTCTGGTGGAGGATGAACGCGGCGAAGCGCTGGGGTTCGTGCAACTGTACCCGACATTTTCTTCGATAGACGCCCACCGCACCTGGCTGCTCAGCGACCTGTTCACCACGCCGGCCGCCCGAGGTCGTGGAGTCGGGCGATTGCTGATGAACACCGCACGCGACTTCGCCTTGGAAACCGGCGCCAAGGGGCTGGTGTTGGAAACCGCCACTGACAACTTCACGGCCCAAGGTTTGTACGAGTCCCTCGGTTGGGTACGTGACACCGGGTATTACACGTATGTGCTGGACCTGCGGCAGGGCTGA